A window from Lagopus muta isolate bLagMut1 chromosome 5, bLagMut1 primary, whole genome shotgun sequence encodes these proteins:
- the HNRNPH3 gene encoding heterogeneous nuclear ribonucleoprotein H3 isoform X4, whose protein sequence is MPRRMMGQQRPGPYDRPLGGRGGYYGAGRGSMYDRMRRGGGGYDGGYGGFDDYGGYNNYGYGNDGYDDRMRDGRGMGGHGYGAGDAGSGFHGGGHFVHMRGLPFRATENDIANFFSPLNPIRVHIDIGADGRATGEADVEFVTHEDAVAAMSKDKNHMQHRYIELFLNSTAGGGSGMGGYGRDGMDQGYGSVGRMGMGNNYSGGYGTPDGLGGYSRGSGNSGGYYGQGNMGGGGWRGMY, encoded by the exons ATGCCGAGAAGAATGATGGGACAACAACGGCCTGGACCATATGATAGACCATTAGGAGGAAGAGGGGGTTATTATGGAGCTGGGCGTGGAAGTATGTATGACAGAATGCGTCGAGGAGGTGGTGGATATGACGGTG GATATGGTGGCTTTGATGATTATGGTGGTTATAATAACTATGGCTATGGAAATGATGGCTATGATGACCGAATGAGAGATGGGAGag gcATGGGAGGACATGGCTATGGAGCTGGAGATGCAGGTTCAGGTTTCCATGGTGGCGGTCATTTTGTTCACATGAGAGGACTGCCTTTTCGAGCAACAGAGAATGATATTGCAAAT tTCTTCTCACCCTTGAATCCTATAAGAGTCCACATCGATATTGGGGCAGATGGAAGAGCCACAGGCGAGGCAGATGTGGAATTTGTAACACATGAGGATGCGGTAGCTGCTATGTCCAAGGATAAAAATCACATGC AACATCGATACATTGAGCTGTTTCTGAATTCAACTGCTGGAGGTGGCTCTGGAATGGGAGGCTATGGCAGAGATGGAATGG atcAAGGTTATGGCTCTGTTGGTAGAATGGGAATGGGTAATAATTACAGCGGCGGTTATGGAACTCCTGATGGCTTGGGGGGCTACA GTCGTGGCAGTGGAAATAGTGGAGGATACTATGGGCAAGGCAATATGGGTGGAGGAGGATGGCGTGGGATGTATTGA